One region of Polynucleobacter sp. MWH-Aus1W21 genomic DNA includes:
- a CDS encoding YgcG family protein: MTRIFWLPKCLFALLTLLALLCWPQFSVAQQTVPALSGRVIDQTGTLTPSQIGSLDQTLSNFEAKKGSQIVVLMVQSTAPEAIEQYAIRVAEQWKIGRKKVDDGAILIIAKADRALRIEVGYGLEGVLTDATSKRIIDQIIVPRFKQQDFYGGITDGVNAVISVVDGEALPAPNPTNTEMRDPGDIRSFLPIIFIVALVLGGILRSMLGRLPGSLVTGGFVALIAWFMFGAFSMALIAGVVALVVALSGMGLGRHGFGGYSSGGVHGGGGGFSGGGGGFGGGGSSGRW, translated from the coding sequence GTGACCCGCATCTTCTGGCTGCCTAAATGCCTATTCGCCTTGCTAACGCTTTTGGCGCTGCTCTGCTGGCCTCAGTTTTCTGTGGCGCAGCAGACGGTGCCAGCTTTATCAGGGCGGGTCATTGATCAAACAGGTACTCTTACACCCAGTCAGATTGGCTCTCTAGATCAAACCTTAAGCAATTTTGAGGCTAAAAAGGGTAGTCAGATTGTGGTGTTAATGGTGCAATCTACAGCCCCTGAAGCTATTGAGCAATATGCTATTCGCGTAGCTGAGCAATGGAAGATTGGACGGAAAAAAGTAGATGATGGTGCGATTCTGATTATTGCTAAAGCGGATAGAGCCCTTCGGATTGAGGTGGGTTACGGCCTTGAAGGAGTATTAACTGATGCAACTAGCAAGCGAATCATCGACCAAATCATTGTGCCCCGATTCAAACAGCAGGATTTTTATGGCGGCATTACGGATGGCGTAAACGCTGTGATTAGCGTGGTTGATGGTGAGGCGTTACCAGCGCCAAACCCAACTAATACAGAAATGCGTGACCCCGGGGATATTCGTTCGTTTTTACCAATCATTTTTATTGTGGCTTTAGTGCTTGGTGGAATCTTACGATCGATGCTCGGCAGGTTGCCTGGATCCCTCGTTACCGGAGGATTTGTAGCTCTTATCGCCTGGTTTATGTTCGGTGCGTTTTCTATGGCCTTAATCGCCGGTGTTGTGGCATTGGTCGTTGCTCTATCCGGAATGGGGTTGGGTAGACATGGCTTTGGTGGCTATAGCAGTGGAGGAGTTCATGGTGGCGGGGGTGGATTTAGTGGTGGCGGTGGCGGCTTTGGTGGCGGTGGCTCCTCGGGGAGATGGTGA
- a CDS encoding LemA family protein has protein sequence MRKYLIGLLAIAAVLLSGCGYNQIQSQDEQVTSSWSEVLNQYQRRADLIPNLVSTVKGEAKFEQDTLTKVVEARSKATSIQATPDLVNNPEAFQKFQQAQGQLTSALSRLLVVTESYPSLRTNQGFRDLQAQLEGTENRITVARNRYIKSVQEYNVTIRSFPSNLTAMVFGYKAKANFTVENEKELATPPSVSFDTPAAK, from the coding sequence ATGCGTAAATATCTTATCGGTCTGTTGGCAATAGCAGCGGTATTGTTATCAGGTTGTGGGTATAACCAAATTCAGTCCCAAGATGAGCAGGTAACTTCTAGCTGGTCTGAGGTATTGAATCAATATCAGCGTAGAGCGGATCTGATTCCTAATCTAGTAAGCACGGTCAAAGGCGAAGCTAAGTTTGAGCAAGATACCCTGACCAAAGTGGTAGAGGCTAGATCTAAAGCTACCTCAATTCAAGCTACTCCTGATTTGGTAAATAATCCAGAAGCTTTCCAGAAATTCCAGCAAGCGCAAGGGCAGCTCACTTCGGCTTTATCCAGGTTATTGGTCGTTACAGAAAGCTACCCGAGCTTACGAACAAATCAAGGGTTTAGAGATTTGCAAGCGCAACTAGAGGGTACTGAAAATCGCATTACAGTTGCTCGTAATCGGTACATTAAATCTGTACAGGAGTACAACGTCACGATTCGTTCATTCCCATCGAATTTAACAGCAATGGTGTTTGGTTATAAGGCCAAGGCAAACTTTACTGTTGAGAATGAAAAGGAATTAGCGACCCCTCCTAGCGTTTCATTTGATACTCCTGCGGCGAAATAA
- a CDS encoding heavy-metal-associated domain-containing protein: protein MSQIYLNVAGMTCGSCVNHVTKALESLDGVSNIHVDLQKGKVHLDRVSWKTDDLIHALNQEGYPSSLDLDGSVQAPQKKSGGCCCG from the coding sequence ATGAGTCAAATTTATTTAAATGTCGCCGGTATGACTTGTGGATCTTGCGTTAACCACGTTACCAAGGCACTTGAATCTTTAGATGGCGTATCCAATATCCATGTCGACTTGCAAAAAGGAAAAGTGCATTTAGATAGGGTGAGCTGGAAGACCGATGATTTGATTCATGCGCTAAATCAGGAGGGTTATCCATCTTCTTTGGACCTTGATGGCAGCGTTCAGGCGCCACAGAAAAAATCTGGTGGTTGCTGTTGTGGTTAA
- a CDS encoding copper-binding protein produces MNNLKKYLSVIFLLSGVILTHIVSAQSTGAYTAGQVRKVDLEQGKVTIRHEEIKNLDMPPMTMIFNVKNKALLNGLKSGDQVEFVASSEGGKLYVVELKKGE; encoded by the coding sequence ATGAACAATCTAAAAAAATATTTGAGTGTTATTTTTCTACTATCAGGAGTAATCTTGACTCATATAGTAAGCGCCCAATCTACTGGTGCATATACGGCTGGTCAGGTACGCAAAGTTGATTTGGAGCAAGGCAAAGTCACCATTCGTCACGAGGAAATCAAGAATTTAGATATGCCCCCAATGACCATGATTTTTAACGTGAAAAACAAAGCCCTTTTAAATGGTCTTAAGTCTGGAGACCAAGTGGAATTTGTGGCATCAAGCGAAGGTGGAAAGCTATATGTCGTCGAATTAAAAAAGGGAGAATGA
- a CDS encoding DUF411 domain-containing protein, translating into MAPININLTRRAIAMGLVLVPFASSAVSEKPLITVWKSPTCGCCKDWISYVEKNGFATKVISDGNDQIRKKMGMPIQFGSCHTAVIDGYAIEGHVPAREIKRLLAEKPNAVGIAVPAMPIGSPGMDGPEYGSRKDPYDVLLISKNGQSQIYQSYR; encoded by the coding sequence ATGGCTCCCATCAACATTAATTTAACAAGAAGGGCTATAGCAATGGGATTGGTGCTAGTGCCGTTTGCATCCAGTGCTGTCAGTGAAAAACCATTGATCACAGTATGGAAGAGTCCAACTTGTGGCTGTTGCAAGGATTGGATTTCGTATGTGGAGAAAAATGGCTTTGCTACTAAAGTGATCAGCGATGGTAATGACCAGATTAGAAAGAAGATGGGCATGCCCATTCAGTTTGGGTCTTGCCATACCGCAGTCATTGATGGTTATGCAATCGAAGGCCATGTCCCGGCGAGGGAAATTAAGCGTTTATTGGCCGAGAAGCCCAATGCTGTAGGGATTGCTGTACCAGCGATGCCCATAGGCTCTCCAGGAATGGATGGTCCTGAGTATGGATCTAGAAAAGATCCTTATGACGTTTTATTGATCTCTAAAAATGGTCAATCCCAAATTTATCAATCTTATCGATAG
- a CDS encoding plastocyanin/azurin family copper-binding protein, producing MGAMGGMGAMSHDHGASGGHDHASENSSVGQPGIAAKVNRTIRVRMTDNMRFNPSSIQVKQGETIHFVVKNLGKTKHEMVLGTDQELQEHYKQMMKFPEMEHAEPNMVTLGAGQTGEIIWQFTKSGKVQFACLQPGHYDAGMKGSISVAGPKSVSPAQKGDGHGSHQH from the coding sequence ATGGGGGCTATGGGTGGCATGGGCGCAATGTCTCATGACCATGGCGCTAGTGGTGGTCATGATCATGCCAGCGAAAATTCTAGTGTTGGACAGCCGGGTATTGCAGCCAAAGTAAATCGAACAATTAGAGTTCGCATGACAGACAACATGAGATTTAATCCTAGCAGTATTCAAGTCAAGCAAGGCGAAACTATCCACTTTGTAGTCAAGAATCTGGGTAAAACAAAACATGAAATGGTGCTTGGTACAGATCAAGAGCTACAAGAGCACTATAAGCAGATGATGAAGTTTCCAGAAATGGAGCATGCCGAGCCAAACATGGTTACCTTAGGCGCTGGTCAAACAGGTGAAATTATTTGGCAATTTACGAAATCTGGAAAAGTGCAATTTGCATGCCTACAACCAGGCCATTACGATGCGGGAATGAAGGGATCAATTTCGGTAGCTGGACCTAAATCTGTTTCACCAGCACAGAAAGGGGACGGCCATGGCTCCCATCAACATTAA